A section of the Saccharopolyspora gregorii genome encodes:
- a CDS encoding DUF4255 domain-containing protein, with product MSNALAIATVTQALALLIESNLRPEIDFAVSVETRKPPAEPPTEPTITVFLYQVAPNPSMRNTDLPSRASGGGLLARPTAALDLHYLISAYGEETELVGQRLIGCVVRTLQEIPVLPRELLVEAASRPYLAGSDLAESAQRVRFSPIQMDTDETSKLWGMLHQTPYALSTTYQGSLVLIEGREEPVPPKPVRQVVPTARPFEPADTRGGAAESAGGEESAEPPEATGPEPERASGTERASGTERAAAPEQASEPGAAKPKRRTTTSKRSGTAKRTGGTTATKRTSGTTGAKSTSSTTGAKRGRTSSTRETRTSPSVEPGSSEQSTSDGDRDGQG from the coding sequence ATGAGCAACGCACTGGCCATCGCCACGGTCACGCAGGCCCTCGCGCTGCTGATCGAGAGCAACCTGCGGCCCGAGATCGACTTCGCGGTGTCGGTGGAGACCCGCAAGCCACCGGCCGAGCCGCCGACCGAGCCGACGATCACGGTGTTCCTGTACCAGGTGGCGCCGAACCCGTCGATGCGCAACACCGACCTGCCCAGCCGCGCCTCCGGCGGCGGGCTGCTGGCCCGGCCCACGGCGGCGCTGGACCTGCACTACCTGATCAGCGCCTACGGCGAGGAGACCGAGCTGGTGGGGCAGCGGTTGATCGGCTGCGTGGTGCGAACCCTGCAGGAGATCCCGGTGCTGCCCCGCGAACTGCTGGTGGAGGCGGCCTCGCGGCCGTACCTGGCGGGCAGCGACCTGGCGGAGTCGGCGCAGCGGGTGCGGTTCTCGCCGATCCAGATGGACACCGACGAGACCTCGAAGTTGTGGGGGATGCTGCACCAGACGCCGTACGCGCTGTCCACGACCTACCAGGGTTCGCTGGTGCTGATCGAGGGCCGCGAGGAGCCGGTGCCGCCGAAACCGGTGCGGCAGGTCGTGCCGACGGCGCGGCCGTTCGAGCCTGCGGACACCCGTGGTGGAGCGGCGGAATCCGCCGGCGGCGAGGAGTCGGCCGAGCCGCCGGAGGCGACCGGGCCGGAGCCGGAGCGGGCGTCCGGGACCGAGCGGGCGTCCGGGACCGAGCGAGCAGCCGCGCCGGAGCAGGCGTCGGAACCCGGCGCGGCGAAGCCGAAGCGGCGCACCACCACGTCGAAGCGGTCCGGCACCGCGAAGCGCACGGGCGGCACCACCGCGACCAAGCGCACGAGCGGCACCACCGGAGCGAAGAGCACCAGCAGCACCACCGGAGCGAAGCGCGGCCGCACGAGCTCGACGCGCGAAACCCGCACTTCCCCTTCCGTCGAGCCGGGATCCAGCGAACAGTCCACTTCGGACGGCGATCGTGATGGTCAGGGCTGA
- a CDS encoding ATP-binding protein translates to MTEERAAADSALAAAVRAVLAALEAHAGGEIAEHAVPPVPELEALAGCFGLSTFEREVLLLCAAMELDAGTAGRCAAASGSARAHPTFSLALAALSEPHWSALTPVSPLRRWRLVELDEQAGLTTGRLRIDERVLHFLLGSPYLDARLHGLLRRVPEPGRLPASYRDAAERIASSWADGDAETALRVELVGGDARTRADLAAAAADACDLGLYALSAADVPDDPAERDLLARLWQREAVLLPAALLLEVDEQTREQLAAAEAFVESAAVPLVIGSVEPRPSSRARGARITVPGLDDAEQFELWRGAFGELADSDVGDLVAQFSLPPHVVVSAAATVRGTADGDLAQAAWRAGLEQARMGLDELGRRIEPAAGWGDLVLPERQLRVLREVVAHVRQRATVHHDWGFSATLRRGLGVTALFAGGSGTGKTLTAEVMARELGLDLFVIDLSQVVSKYIGETEKNLRKVFDAAERGGALLLFDEADALFGKRSEVKDSHDRYANLEVSYLLMRMEAYRGLAILTTNMKKALDSAFLRRIRFVVDFPFPGEAERAEIWRRVVPEQAPVKDLDPELLAQLTVAGGSIRNIALSGAFLAAEDGEPVQMRHMLAAAHTEYRKLERSLTPSEVRGWV, encoded by the coding sequence ATGACCGAGGAACGCGCCGCGGCGGACTCGGCGCTGGCGGCCGCGGTGCGCGCGGTGCTGGCCGCGCTCGAAGCGCACGCCGGTGGCGAGATCGCCGAACACGCCGTCCCGCCGGTGCCCGAGCTGGAGGCGCTGGCCGGCTGCTTCGGCCTGAGCACCTTCGAACGCGAGGTGCTGCTGCTGTGCGCGGCGATGGAGCTGGACGCGGGCACGGCGGGCCGGTGCGCGGCGGCGAGCGGCTCGGCCCGCGCGCACCCCACGTTCTCCCTCGCGCTGGCCGCGTTGAGCGAGCCGCACTGGAGCGCGCTGACGCCGGTGTCGCCGCTGCGCCGCTGGCGGCTGGTGGAGCTGGACGAGCAGGCCGGGTTGACCACCGGCCGGTTGCGGATCGACGAGCGGGTGCTGCACTTCCTGCTCGGCTCCCCGTACCTCGATGCGCGGCTGCACGGCCTGCTGCGCCGCGTCCCGGAGCCGGGGCGGCTACCCGCCTCCTACCGGGACGCCGCGGAGCGGATCGCGTCGAGCTGGGCGGACGGCGACGCGGAGACCGCGTTGCGCGTGGAGCTGGTCGGCGGCGACGCGCGCACCCGCGCGGACCTGGCGGCCGCCGCCGCGGACGCCTGCGACCTGGGCCTGTACGCGCTGTCCGCGGCGGACGTGCCGGACGATCCGGCGGAGCGGGACCTGCTGGCCCGGCTGTGGCAGCGGGAGGCGGTGCTGCTGCCCGCCGCGCTGCTGCTGGAGGTGGACGAGCAGACCCGGGAGCAGCTGGCGGCGGCGGAGGCGTTCGTGGAGTCGGCGGCCGTGCCGCTGGTGATCGGCAGCGTCGAACCGCGCCCGAGCTCCCGCGCCCGCGGTGCGCGGATCACGGTGCCCGGGCTGGACGACGCCGAGCAGTTCGAGCTGTGGCGCGGCGCGTTCGGCGAGCTCGCCGACTCGGACGTCGGCGACCTGGTCGCCCAGTTCTCGCTGCCGCCGCACGTGGTGGTCTCCGCGGCCGCGACCGTGCGGGGGACCGCGGACGGCGACCTGGCGCAGGCGGCGTGGCGGGCCGGCCTGGAGCAGGCCCGGATGGGGCTGGACGAGCTGGGCAGGCGCATCGAACCGGCGGCGGGCTGGGGCGATCTGGTGCTGCCGGAGCGGCAGCTGCGGGTGTTGCGCGAGGTCGTCGCGCACGTGCGGCAGCGCGCCACCGTGCACCACGACTGGGGTTTCTCCGCGACGCTGCGCCGCGGCTTGGGCGTGACGGCGCTGTTCGCGGGCGGTTCCGGCACCGGCAAGACGCTCACCGCCGAGGTGATGGCCCGCGAACTGGGCCTGGACCTGTTCGTCATCGACCTGTCGCAGGTGGTCAGCAAGTACATCGGCGAGACGGAGAAGAACCTGCGCAAGGTCTTCGACGCGGCCGAGCGCGGCGGTGCGCTGCTGCTGTTCGACGAGGCGGACGCGCTGTTCGGCAAGCGCAGCGAGGTCAAGGACAGCCACGACCGCTACGCGAACCTGGAGGTCAGCTACCTGCTGATGCGGATGGAGGCATACCGGGGCCTGGCGATCCTCACCACGAACATGAAGAAGGCACTGGACTCGGCCTTCCTGCGCCGCATTCGCTTCGTGGTGGACTTCCCGTTCCCCGGTGAGGCGGAGCGCGCCGAGATCTGGCGGCGCGTGGTGCCGGAGCAGGCACCGGTGAAGGACCTCGACCCGGAGCTGCTGGCGCAGCTGACGGTGGCGGGCGGTTCGATCCGCAACATCGCGCTGTCCGGCGCGTTCCTCGCCGCCGAGGACGGCGAACCGGTGCAGATGCGGCACATGCTCGCTGCCGCGCACACCGAGTACCGCAAGCTGGAGCGGTCCCTGACGCCCTCGGAGGTGCGGGGATGGGTGTGA